In Dermatophilus congolensis, a genomic segment contains:
- the pafA gene encoding Pup--protein ligase, whose product MTSRVMGVETEYGVSFTYEGRRRLSGDEAARAMFRDIIGRHRTSNVFTDSGARLYLDVGNHPEYATAECTDVFDLVAHDRAGELIMDELAGGAVRRLAQDGIEGTFRVLKNNLDSVGNSYGCHENYLVRRGGGVEALSELLAPFLVTRQIFCGAGRVVRPQRGVDEPVRFDISQRAEVVWEGVSHATTRSRPMINARDEPHADADMYRRLHIIVGDSTMTQTSTLLKVGTTELVLRVLESGASAPVVGLMSNARAIRAISRDPWSVVSLADGKRVRAVEVQRAFYAAVVDYVDRVGVLGPADERVLQLWDGVLTAVESRDWAVLSRQVDWAVKRRVLDRFMERHGTDLQDARVAALDLLFHDVRPGQGLFAALERAGEVDVFISDARAREAMTVPPRTRAVLRGAVVVAARQAGLPCSVDWARVQVGGGVDREVELLDPFATHDERVEQLLVSMRGDGGVVSLR is encoded by the coding sequence GTGACTTCTCGCGTCATGGGGGTGGAAACCGAGTACGGCGTCTCCTTCACGTATGAGGGTAGGAGGCGCCTGTCGGGGGATGAGGCTGCGCGGGCGATGTTTCGGGACATTATTGGCCGTCATCGCACGTCTAATGTTTTTACCGATAGTGGTGCTCGGTTGTATCTGGATGTGGGGAATCATCCTGAGTACGCCACTGCTGAGTGCACGGATGTGTTTGATCTTGTTGCTCATGATCGTGCTGGTGAGCTCATCATGGATGAGCTGGCTGGTGGTGCTGTTCGTAGGTTGGCCCAGGACGGTATCGAGGGCACGTTCAGGGTGTTGAAGAACAATCTTGATTCTGTTGGTAATTCGTATGGCTGTCATGAGAATTATTTAGTGCGTCGTGGTGGGGGTGTTGAGGCTTTATCGGAGTTGCTTGCTCCGTTTTTGGTGACGCGGCAAATTTTTTGTGGCGCGGGGCGGGTTGTTCGTCCGCAGCGGGGTGTGGATGAGCCGGTTCGGTTTGATATTTCGCAGCGTGCGGAGGTGGTGTGGGAGGGGGTTTCGCATGCCACTACGCGTTCGCGTCCGATGATTAATGCCCGCGATGAGCCTCATGCTGATGCGGATATGTACCGCCGTTTGCACATCATTGTGGGTGATTCGACGATGACGCAGACCAGCACGTTGTTGAAGGTGGGTACCACGGAGCTGGTGTTGCGGGTGTTGGAAAGTGGTGCGTCTGCGCCGGTTGTGGGTTTGATGTCGAATGCGCGTGCTATTCGTGCGATCAGTAGGGATCCGTGGTCGGTGGTTTCTCTTGCTGATGGCAAGCGGGTGCGTGCGGTTGAGGTGCAGCGCGCGTTTTATGCGGCGGTGGTCGATTACGTGGATCGGGTGGGTGTGCTGGGGCCTGCTGATGAGCGGGTGTTGCAGTTGTGGGATGGGGTGCTTACGGCGGTGGAGTCGCGGGATTGGGCGGTGTTGTCGCGGCAGGTTGATTGGGCGGTCAAGAGGCGTGTTCTTGATCGGTTTATGGAGCGTCATGGCACGGATTTGCAGGATGCGCGGGTGGCTGCTTTGGATTTGCTGTTTCATGATGTGCGTCCGGGGCAGGGACTTTTTGCTGCGTTGGAGCGTGCTGGTGAGGTGGATGTGTTTATTTCTGATGCGCGGGCGCGGGAGGCGATGACGGTTCCGCCCAGGACGCGGGCGGTGTTGCGTGGGGCTGTTGTGGTGGCGGCGAGGCAGGCTGGTTTGCCGTGTTCGGTGGATTGGGCGCGGGTGCAGGTTGGTGGTGGGGTGGATCGGGAGGTGGAGTTGTTGGATCCGTTTGCTACGCATGATGAGCGGGTTGAGCAGTTGCTTGTCAGCATGCGTGGGGATGGCGGTGTGGTTTCGCTGCGGTGA
- the prcA gene encoding proteasome subunit alpha — translation MSTSFYVSPEQLVKDRVEFARKGIARGRSVVVGSCADGVVLVAENPSTSLHKISEIYDRIAFAAVGKYHEFESLRVAGIRYADGRGYAYAREDVTARALANAYSQSLGVAFTAGPKPYEVELVVAEVGATAAEDSLFRLRFDGSVGDEEGFVAMGGDGEALSATLRHSWDVGMSCAHAVRQAAAALLPRGDAAERSSQLEVAVLERGCARRSFRRVPVARVQEWLRSCDGAGESGGVLEGQA, via the coding sequence ATGAGTACGTCGTTTTATGTTTCACCAGAGCAGCTTGTTAAGGATCGGGTTGAGTTCGCGCGTAAAGGTATAGCGCGTGGCAGGTCGGTTGTGGTGGGTAGCTGTGCTGATGGGGTGGTTCTTGTTGCTGAGAACCCGTCGACTTCGTTGCATAAGATTTCCGAAATTTATGATCGGATCGCTTTCGCCGCGGTTGGTAAGTATCACGAGTTTGAGAGCTTGCGGGTGGCGGGGATTCGTTATGCCGATGGGCGTGGTTATGCCTATGCGCGTGAGGATGTCACGGCTAGGGCTTTGGCTAACGCGTATTCGCAGTCGTTGGGAGTGGCGTTCACGGCTGGTCCTAAGCCGTATGAGGTTGAGCTTGTTGTGGCTGAGGTTGGTGCCACTGCGGCTGAGGATTCGTTGTTCCGGTTGCGTTTTGATGGCAGCGTCGGAGACGAGGAAGGTTTTGTTGCGATGGGTGGTGATGGAGAGGCGTTGAGTGCGACTTTGCGCCACTCTTGGGATGTGGGAATGAGCTGCGCGCACGCAGTGAGGCAGGCGGCTGCTGCGCTGTTGCCTCGTGGGGATGCCGCTGAGCGCAGTAGCCAGTTGGAGGTCGCTGTTTTGGAGCGGGGTTGTGCGCGTCGTTCTTTCCGTCGGGTTCCGGTGGCGCGGGTGCAGGAGTGGTTGCGTTCGTGTGATGGTGCTGGTGAGAGTGGGGGCGTGCTGGAAGGTCAGGCGTGA
- the prcB gene encoding proteasome subunit beta has product MIGPLQDSSFSQYLADSAPYLLPGHGDCAVQGVGESGWHASAPHGTTIAAATFGQGVVIAGDRRATAGSLIASHDITKVFVTDEHSAVGIAGTAGLAVELVKLFGVELEHFAKIEGVPLSVDGKANRLATMLRAQMTMAMRGLPVLPLFVASHPAGDRRVARSASPGRIFTYDVTGGCYEEHDFHSIGSGAMFARGSLKKTWRPGLGADEAVRVLIEALVDAADDDSATGGPDLARGIWPTCAVVTPDGAEEVSPQKLEGIVTELLAARRQRQEGRA; this is encoded by the coding sequence GTTGCCGGGGCATGGTGATTGTGCTGTGCAGGGTGTGGGGGAGTCGGGGTGGCATGCCTCTGCTCCGCATGGGACCACTATTGCTGCGGCTACGTTTGGTCAGGGTGTGGTGATTGCTGGTGATCGTCGGGCGACAGCGGGCAGTCTTATCGCTAGCCATGACATCACGAAGGTGTTTGTTACGGATGAGCATTCGGCGGTGGGGATTGCTGGTACCGCTGGCTTAGCGGTTGAACTGGTCAAACTTTTTGGTGTGGAACTTGAGCATTTCGCCAAGATTGAGGGTGTGCCCTTGTCGGTTGATGGCAAAGCCAATCGGTTGGCAACGATGTTGCGTGCCCAGATGACGATGGCGATGCGTGGGTTGCCGGTGTTGCCTTTGTTCGTTGCTTCGCATCCGGCTGGTGATCGGCGTGTGGCGCGTTCTGCTTCGCCGGGGCGGATTTTCACCTATGACGTCACGGGTGGGTGTTATGAGGAGCACGATTTTCATTCGATTGGGTCTGGTGCGATGTTTGCGCGTGGCTCGTTGAAGAAAACGTGGCGGCCTGGGCTTGGCGCTGATGAGGCTGTGCGTGTGCTTATTGAAGCGCTTGTGGATGCCGCTGATGATGACAGTGCAACTGGTGGCCCTGATCTTGCTCGAGGTATTTGGCCTACGTGTGCGGTGGTTACTCCTGATGGGGCTGAAGAGGTGAGCCCGCAGAAGTTGGAGGGCATCGTGACTGAGTTATTGGCTGCGCGTCGCCAGCGGCAGGAGGGCCGGGCATGA